DNA from Kitasatospora acidiphila:
GGCCTCTCAACCGGTCGGTAGCGGGGTGGAGGGGTACCCGGCCTCCAGCCGCTCCCAGTTCTGGCCGGCCTTGATGACGAAGCTGAGGTAGGGCGCGCCCCCGATGGCCATCGTTCCCGCGCAGTTCCCGGCGAGCTGATCGACGTCCAGGTGCTCGACATCCCCCTTGTCAGCGGGATTGGTGGCGTCCACCTTGAGGGTCTGGATCTTGTCCGTCGCGGTCACAGCGTCGCTGAGCAGGTCGCTGGCCGACAACCCTGCCCAACCTGTCCAGCCCTGCGGCGAGTCCGAGGACGAAGCAACCGGCGTGCCGCTCACGGCGGGTGAGGCGGCGGCCGGTGTGCTCACCGTCGGGCTCGCCGCCTTCTGGCTGCCCGACCCGCAGGCGGCGAGGACGGTTATCAGCGGCAGGCAGAGCAGGGGACGCGGCAGGCGCACGGACAGCACTCCTTCATCGGGCGGACAGCGCACCGGACGCTAGCAGCACCATCACATCTGTGAAGGCGAAATTCGTTCGAACAGGGCCTACCAGCCGGGTTGTCACAGGCAGCCGTGATGATGGACCCCGACGAACCGAGAGACGGGACGAAAGGGGCGCTGGTGATGGGCGAGCTTGACGCGGGGCCGGTGGCGGCGCCGTGGTGGCAGGGGCCGCTGGTGGGCTTCGACCTGGAGACGACCGGGACGGAGCCGGCCGAGTCGCGGATCGTCACGGCCGCGCTGGTGGAGGCGGTCGGCGGGGTGCCGGTGCGCACCACCCGTTGGCTGCTGGATCCGGGGGTGCCGATACCCGAGCAGGCGCGGGCGATCCACGGCATCAGTGACGAGCAGGCCCGCACCCGGGGGCGCCCGGCCGCCGAGGCGGTCGAGGAGATCGCGGCGGCGCTCTGCGAGAAGCTCGGCCGGGGCACCCCGGTGGTGGCGTTCAACGCGCCGTTCGACCTGTCGCTGCTGGACGCCGAGTTGCGGCGCCATCAACTGCCGTCGCTAGCGGAGCGGTTGGCGGGGGAGTTGGTGGCGCCGGTGCTGGACGCGCTGGTGATCGACCGGGCGGTGGACCGCTACCGCAAGGGCTCCCGGGGGCTGCAGCGGGTCTGCGAGGTCTACGGGGTGGAGCTGGCCCACGCGCATGATGCGGCCAGCGATGCGCTCGCCGCCGTGCGGGTGGCGGTGGCGCTGGGCCGCCGCTATCCCGCCGAGGTCGGTGAACTCACCCTGGCCGCGCTGCACGAGCAGCAGGTGCACTGGTACCGCGAGTGGGCCGAGGGCCTGCAGTCCTGGTTGCGTGCCGGCAAGGACCCGCAGGCCGTGGTGGATGCCCGCTGGCCGCTGCGCTGATCCTCGAACAGCCGGTCAGCTGGCCGGGAAGTCGAAGGTGTAGCCCTGCTGGACCAGCCACGGCAGCAGCTGGGACAGCGCCGCGACGCTCTGGGAGCGGTCGCCGCCGCCGTCGTGCATCAGGATGATGCCGCCGGGCTTCAGCTCCGACTTGGCATTGGCCAGGATCTGGTCCACGCCGGGCCGGGCCCAGTCGCGGGTGTCCACGGTCCAGCCGACCGGGCGCAGCCCGTCCTGGGCGGCGATCTGGCGGTTCGCCTTGCTGAAGTCGCCGCCGGGCGCGCGGAACCAGCTGACCTGGGTGCCCGGGCCGCCGGCCGCGACGATCATGTCCTTGGCGGCGGTTATCTCGTAGGTCTGCTTGTCGAGCGAGAGCGTGTGCATCGGCTGCGGGTGGTGCACGGTGTGGTCGCACAGCCGGTGGCCGTCGGCCACGATCCGCTTCACCAGCGCCGGGTTGGCACTGGCCTGCGGGCCGATCTCGCAGAAGGTCGCCTTGACGTGGTACTGGTCGAGCAGGTCGAGGATCTGGCCGGTGTACGGGCCCGGGCCGTCGTCGAAGGTGAGCGCGACGGTCTTGCCGCTGGTCGTGCTGCTCGCGGTGTTGTAGACGATCGAGGTGCCCGGGGCGTCGGGCGCCGGGCGCGGGGCGGCGGCCGTGGTGGCGGGGGCCGGGTCGGCGGAGGGCGATGCCGGGGCGGTGCGGCCGCCGGTGCTCGCCGAGCCGGAGGGAGTCGAGCCGGCGGACGCCGAGCCGCTGGGCGAGCCGCTGGGCGAGCCGCTGGGACTGCCGCTGGTCGGACCCGCCGTGGGCGTGGGGTCGCCGGTGCCCGCCGAGCTCGACGGGTCCACGCCGGCCGAAGCCGTGCCGGCGGACGCCGAGCTCGAAGGGCCCGCGGCCGGAGTGCCGGCGGCCTGGCCGGACCCACCCGAGGTCGGGCCGCATGCGCAGGCCAGGGCGAGCGTGAGGGCTGCCACGCCTCCGGCGGCGGCGCGGCGGAGCACGGTGCGGTGGGTGCGGACCGGCATGCGGCGACTCCTGACGTCATGGGATGGGTTCGGCCGCACCGGAAGTGGTGGCGGCCGCTCCCTACGACGATGACGGCGCGGTCCGCAGTTCCGAAACGCTGAGAGGATTGTGAGAGCTATGTCACCCATCCTGGGAGTTCGCTCAGGATTCGGGTCGGGGTGGTTCCGCAAAACACCTCTTCGGCGCGCCTGCGCGCCGTTCAGAACGCGTGCCAGCGCACCGACCGGTCCGCCTCGCGCAGCGAGGCCACCCGGCGGCGGAATTCGGCCAGCGCGGCCGGATTGCCCGGCACCCGCTGGGCCAGCCAGGCGGTGCCGGCGGTCTCCCGGGCGCCGCGGAGCACCGGGTAGCCGGCCCAGTCCCGCACGTCCCAGCCGTAACTGCGGGTGAACGCGACGTAGTCGGCCTCGGGCAGGCCGTAGCGGTGGTGGCTGACCGACAGCACCACCAGGTCGTGCTCCCGCAGGTCGTCGGCGACCGTCTCCAGGTCCAGCAGGATCGGCCCGTGCGGACCCAGGTGGACGTTGCGTGGCAGCGCGTCGCCGTGGATCACCCCGGTGCGCAGCATCGGCACCAGCTCGGCCACCGCCGGCTGCTGCTCGTCGCGGCGCCGCAGCAGGAACGCCACGTCGGCCGGATCCAGTGCGCTGCCACCGGCCCGCAGCCACCGCTCGACCGGCGCCAGCAGCTCCCGGTGGGGCAGCTGCTGCGGGGCCGGGCCGGGCGGGCCGGGCAGCAGGTGCAGCGCCCGCAGCAGCGGCCCGAGGTCGGCCGCGGCGGCCGGCCGCACCGCCGGCGCCAGGCGGTGCCAGAAGCTGACCGGGTGGCCGTCCGCCGGCTGGTCGACCAGTCCGTCGGCCGGCCGCACCACCGGGATGCCCGCTCCGTCCAGCCAGCGGGCGACGGCCAGCTCGCGCGCGGTGCGCTCGGCCAGCGCCGGGTCCCTGGCCACCTTGGCGACCACGGCGGGGGTGCCGAGGTCGAAGACCGCGTTCTCGCCCAGCGCGAGCAGCCGGGCGCCGGCCGGGTCGGGTAGGCCGGCGGTGGCGCAGGCCTGCGCGAGCAGGGTGCGGGCCCGCGCCTCGTCGAATGGCGGTTCTTGGAGGACGTGCATGCCCACGAACTTACCGGCCGCTCCCAAGATCGAGCACGGCCGGTTGCAGCCGTACTGAAGGTTCGTCAGTTGATCGCGGCCGGCTCCGGGTGCGCTCAGGGGAGGGTTCGAGTCGGTTCGGCCAGCGCAGGTCTTCAACTGAACGCAGCGGGGTGGGAGTTGACCGTTGATCCGGGCGGCGGGCGAGTCCCGCCCGGGTTCCCCTCGGGGAGTGAGGTGGGGTTTTCCCTGGTGTCCGCTCCACCTTGGGTACGGGGAGAACTCCACCCTGAGGGGGAGGGATCTCCACCCGAGGGACGAGGTCCGGGGCGCGGACGGCAGGCCAGGATGGTTGCGGGGCAGTAAGCGGGCCCCTGGGGGAAACGTCACGACGCGGTTCAGGGACGGCACCGGCGCTGGTCATAACTCACTTGCCGGGCGGCCAGTAAGTTCTCGTATGATGCTTCTCCTGATTATCACTTACCTGCCGACCGGCTAAGGTCCGCGACCTCAGCCACAACCCGTCGCCCGGCGTCCCCGTCCCCCAGGGCTGCGGTGAACCCATGCCAGGAGGCATCGGAAGCCATGTTTCACCGAATCGGACAATTCGTCGTCAAGCGCGCCTGGTGGGTGATAGCCGCCTGGGTGGTCGCCGCCATCGCGATCATCGCCACGGCGCCCCAGCTGACCAGCTCCAACGATGAGAGCG
Protein-coding regions in this window:
- a CDS encoding exonuclease domain-containing protein yields the protein MGELDAGPVAAPWWQGPLVGFDLETTGTEPAESRIVTAALVEAVGGVPVRTTRWLLDPGVPIPEQARAIHGISDEQARTRGRPAAEAVEEIAAALCEKLGRGTPVVAFNAPFDLSLLDAELRRHQLPSLAERLAGELVAPVLDALVIDRAVDRYRKGSRGLQRVCEVYGVELAHAHDAASDALAAVRVAVALGRRYPAEVGELTLAALHEQQVHWYREWAEGLQSWLRAGKDPQAVVDARWPLR
- a CDS encoding polysaccharide deacetylase family protein, encoding MPVRTHRTVLRRAAAGGVAALTLALACACGPTSGGSGQAAGTPAAGPSSSASAGTASAGVDPSSSAGTGDPTPTAGPTSGSPSGSPSGSPSGSASAGSTPSGSASTGGRTAPASPSADPAPATTAAAPRPAPDAPGTSIVYNTASSTTSGKTVALTFDDGPGPYTGQILDLLDQYHVKATFCEIGPQASANPALVKRIVADGHRLCDHTVHHPQPMHTLSLDKQTYEITAAKDMIVAAGGPGTQVSWFRAPGGDFSKANRQIAAQDGLRPVGWTVDTRDWARPGVDQILANAKSELKPGGIILMHDGGGDRSQSVAALSQLLPWLVQQGYTFDFPAS
- a CDS encoding phosphotransferase enzyme family protein, producing the protein MHVLQEPPFDEARARTLLAQACATAGLPDPAGARLLALGENAVFDLGTPAVVAKVARDPALAERTARELAVARWLDGAGIPVVRPADGLVDQPADGHPVSFWHRLAPAVRPAAAADLGPLLRALHLLPGPPGPAPQQLPHRELLAPVERWLRAGGSALDPADVAFLLRRRDEQQPAVAELVPMLRTGVIHGDALPRNVHLGPHGPILLDLETVADDLREHDLVVLSVSHHRYGLPEADYVAFTRSYGWDVRDWAGYPVLRGARETAGTAWLAQRVPGNPAALAEFRRRVASLREADRSVRWHAF